The following coding sequences are from one Ooceraea biroi isolate clonal line C1 chromosome 5, Obir_v5.4, whole genome shotgun sequence window:
- the LOC105285195 gene encoding serpin B6 isoform X22, with amino-acid sequence MAHPTVSSNPQFQIVSQGANLFSTNFVKAIAKDQQQQENLICSPLSLTVALSMAAVGSAGNTEAQFKEVLKLPASKTESLAGYQTLIDTLNNVENVTLKLANKMFIAENFAVKPEYKQNLQTYYHSDIDSVNFGEPQKAADTINAWCKEKTNDRIDGVVTPNDVGPSTALVLANAVYFKGNWATQFDPLLTSDRPFHVDASTVKNVPTMFRKGNYKFAELPQYEAKCIELPYANKDISMVIILPDKVDGLPALTERLDEVTNECNNLLSRAYEREIEVFLPKFKTEVKMQLGDLLTQKMGLTEPFSDGANFSGISDVPLKISKVIQKAFIEVNEEGSEAAAVTGGGFYILDGETLRKPKPIFCIDRPFAYSIIKRVSNEKIHTFKDFIRHVFSTIRTIRVSKEKIYTLKEFIHVFSGICMQPKHV; translated from the exons ATGGCTCACCCAACTGTATCATCCAATCCGCAATTTCAAATTGTCTCCCAGGGTGCCAATCTGTTCTCTACCAACTTTGTTAAG GCTATAGCAAAGGACCAGCAGCAACAGGAAAACCTGATATGTTCTCCTTTGAGTCTTACCGTCGCTCTGAGCATGGCTGCTGTCGGTTCCGCCGGAAACACCGAGGCGCAATTTAAGGAGGTTCTTAAGCTCCCGGCTTCGAAGACAGAGTCCTTGGCTGGCTATCAAACCCTTATCGACACTTTGAAC AATGTCGAGAATGTTACCTTGAAGCTCGCCAACAAGATGTTTATCGCTGAAAACTTTGCGGTGAAACCTGAGTACAAACAGAACCTCCAGACGTACTACCATTCTGACATCGACTCGGTGAACTTTGGTGAACCCCAAAAAGCTGCGGATACCATCAACGCTTGGTGCAAGGAAAAAACCAACGATCGCATCGACGGCGTTGTTACTCCCA ATGATGTGGGTCCATCGACTGCATTAGTACTCGCGAACGCGGTGTATTTCAAAGGCAATTGGGCTACCCAGTTCGATCCATTACTTACCAGCGATCGTCCGTTCCACGTTGACGCCAGCACTGTGAAGAATGTTCCTACCATGTTCAGAAAAGGCAACTACAAATTCGCCGAGCTGCCGCAGTACGAGGCTAAATGCATCGAGCTGCCGTATGCG AATAAGGATATCAGCATGGTGATCATCCTGCCTGACAAGGTCGATGGGTTGCCAGCATTGACCGAAAGACTCGACGAAGTTACCAACGAGTGCAACAATCTGCTCAGTCGCGCTTACGAACGTGAAATTGAAGTGTTTCTACCCAAATTCAAAACTGAGGTCAAGATGCAGCTTGGAGATCTGTTGACCCAAAAG ATGGGCCTTACTGAGCCATTTAGCGATGGTGCTAACTTTAGTGGGATCTCGGACGTACCTTTGAAGATCAGCAAAGtcatacagaaagctttcattGAAGTCAACGAGGAGGGTAGTGAAGCTGCTGCCGTCACTG GTGGAGGCTTCTATATATTAGATGGAGAGACGTTAAGAAAGCCCAAACCTATATTCTGCATCGACCGTCCATTCGCGTATAGCATTATTAAACGTGTATCAAACGAGAAGATTCATACATTTAAAGACTTTATTCGACA
- the LOC105285195 gene encoding alaserpin isoform X6, which produces MLWVNCDLSSRQRFQFRRSIVIVTFRIFELCVIVIIFARGCQRKVKIRHSLTPKHMCTCDILADVILSMVKAWIEPGASVSCLQNTPASALRNTHISRYFYLQKSFLAFCLIASAMAHPTVSSNPQFQIVSQGANLFSTNFVKAIAKDQQQQENLICSPLSLTVALSMAAVGSAGNTEAQFKEVLKLPASKTESLAGYQTLIDTLNNVENVTLKLANKMFIAENFAVKPEYKQNLQTYYHSDIDSVNFGEPQKAADTINAWCKEKTNDRIDGVVTPNDVGPSTALVLANAVYFKGNWATQFDPLLTSDRPFHVDASTVKNVPTMFRKGNYKFAELPQYEAKCIELPYANKDISMVIILPDKVDGLPALTERLDEVTNECNNLLSRAYEREIEVFLPKFKTEVKMQLGDLLTQKMGLTEPFSDGANFSGISDVPLKISKVIQKAFIEVNEEGSEAAAVTGIITITLSLDYYDEIRIDHPFYYTIVKIDQTQVPGSRRFVPLFSGIVAKPEI; this is translated from the exons ATGCTGTGGGTCAACTGCGACCTTTCGTCGCGCCAGCGATTCCAGTTTCGAAGAAGCATAGTAATCgt GACATTCCGCATATTTGAACTGTgcgtaattgtaataatatttgcacGCGGTTGCCAGCGGAAGGTTAAAATTAGACATTCCCTAACACCGAAACACATGTGTACTTGTGATATATTGGCTGACGTAATCTTATCGATGGTAAAGGCGTGGATCGAACCAGGAGCATCTGTCAGTTGCCTGCAGAACACGCCCGCTTCAGCTTTGCGGAATACGCATATATCCCGTTACTTTTACT TACAAAAGAGCTTTTTGGCATTTTGCCTGATTGCATCAGCCATGGCTCACCCAACTGTATCATCCAATCCGCAATTTCAAATTGTCTCCCAGGGTGCCAATCTGTTCTCTACCAACTTTGTTAAG GCTATAGCAAAGGACCAGCAGCAACAGGAAAACCTGATATGTTCTCCTTTGAGTCTTACCGTCGCTCTGAGCATGGCTGCTGTCGGTTCCGCCGGAAACACCGAGGCGCAATTTAAGGAGGTTCTTAAGCTCCCGGCTTCGAAGACAGAGTCCTTGGCTGGCTATCAAACCCTTATCGACACTTTGAAC AATGTCGAGAATGTTACCTTGAAGCTCGCCAACAAGATGTTTATCGCTGAAAACTTTGCGGTGAAACCTGAGTACAAACAGAACCTCCAGACGTACTACCATTCTGACATCGACTCGGTGAACTTTGGTGAACCCCAAAAAGCTGCGGATACCATCAACGCTTGGTGCAAGGAAAAAACCAACGATCGCATCGACGGCGTTGTTACTCCCA ATGATGTGGGTCCATCGACTGCATTAGTACTCGCGAACGCGGTGTATTTCAAAGGCAATTGGGCTACCCAGTTCGATCCATTACTTACCAGCGATCGTCCGTTCCACGTTGACGCCAGCACTGTGAAGAATGTTCCTACCATGTTCAGAAAAGGCAACTACAAATTCGCCGAGCTGCCGCAGTACGAGGCTAAATGCATCGAGCTGCCGTATGCG AATAAGGATATCAGCATGGTGATCATCCTGCCTGACAAGGTCGATGGGTTGCCAGCATTGACCGAAAGACTCGACGAAGTTACCAACGAGTGCAACAATCTGCTCAGTCGCGCTTACGAACGTGAAATTGAAGTGTTTCTACCCAAATTCAAAACTGAGGTCAAGATGCAGCTTGGAGATCTGTTGACCCAAAAG ATGGGCCTTACTGAGCCATTTAGCGATGGTGCTAACTTTAGTGGGATCTCGGACGTACCTTTGAAGATCAGCAAAGtcatacagaaagctttcattGAAGTCAACGAGGAGGGTAGTGAAGCTGCTGCCGTCACTG gAATAATCACGATCACCTTGTCTTTGGATTACTACGATGAAATCCGTATTGATCATCCGTTTTATTATACCATCGTGAAAATCGATCAAACCCAAGTGCCTGGCAGTCGGCGCTTTGTGCCGCTCTTTTCCGGAATTGTTGCTAAGCCTGAgatttaa
- the LOC105285195 gene encoding serine protease inhibitor 3/4 isoform X1 — translation MLWVNCDLSSRQRFQFRRSIVIVTFRIFELCVIVIIFARGCQRKVKIRHSLTPKHMCTCDILADVILSMVKAWIEPGASVSCLQNTPASALRNTHISRYFYLQKSFLAFCLIASAMAHPTVSSNPQFQIVSQGANLFSTNFVKAIAKDQQQQENLICSPLSLTVALSMAAVGSAGNTEAQFKEVLKLPASKTESLAGYQTLIDTLNNVENVTLKLANKMFIAENFAVKPEYKQNLQTYYHSDIDSVNFGEPQKAADTINAWCKEKTNDRIDGVVTPNDVGPSTALVLANAVYFKGNWATQFDPLLTSDRPFHVDASTVKNVPTMFRKGNYKFAELPQYEAKCIELPYANKDISMVIILPDKVDGLPALTERLDEVTNECNNLLSRAYEREIEVFLPKFKTEVKMQLGDLLTQKMGLTEPFSDGANFSGISDVPLKISKVIQKAFIEVNEEGSEAAAVTGGGFYILDGETLRKPKPIFCIDRPFAYSIIKRVSNEKIHTFKDFIRHVFSTIRTIRVSKEKIYTLKEFIHVFSGICMQPKHV, via the exons ATGCTGTGGGTCAACTGCGACCTTTCGTCGCGCCAGCGATTCCAGTTTCGAAGAAGCATAGTAATCgt GACATTCCGCATATTTGAACTGTgcgtaattgtaataatatttgcacGCGGTTGCCAGCGGAAGGTTAAAATTAGACATTCCCTAACACCGAAACACATGTGTACTTGTGATATATTGGCTGACGTAATCTTATCGATGGTAAAGGCGTGGATCGAACCAGGAGCATCTGTCAGTTGCCTGCAGAACACGCCCGCTTCAGCTTTGCGGAATACGCATATATCCCGTTACTTTTACT TACAAAAGAGCTTTTTGGCATTTTGCCTGATTGCATCAGCCATGGCTCACCCAACTGTATCATCCAATCCGCAATTTCAAATTGTCTCCCAGGGTGCCAATCTGTTCTCTACCAACTTTGTTAAG GCTATAGCAAAGGACCAGCAGCAACAGGAAAACCTGATATGTTCTCCTTTGAGTCTTACCGTCGCTCTGAGCATGGCTGCTGTCGGTTCCGCCGGAAACACCGAGGCGCAATTTAAGGAGGTTCTTAAGCTCCCGGCTTCGAAGACAGAGTCCTTGGCTGGCTATCAAACCCTTATCGACACTTTGAAC AATGTCGAGAATGTTACCTTGAAGCTCGCCAACAAGATGTTTATCGCTGAAAACTTTGCGGTGAAACCTGAGTACAAACAGAACCTCCAGACGTACTACCATTCTGACATCGACTCGGTGAACTTTGGTGAACCCCAAAAAGCTGCGGATACCATCAACGCTTGGTGCAAGGAAAAAACCAACGATCGCATCGACGGCGTTGTTACTCCCA ATGATGTGGGTCCATCGACTGCATTAGTACTCGCGAACGCGGTGTATTTCAAAGGCAATTGGGCTACCCAGTTCGATCCATTACTTACCAGCGATCGTCCGTTCCACGTTGACGCCAGCACTGTGAAGAATGTTCCTACCATGTTCAGAAAAGGCAACTACAAATTCGCCGAGCTGCCGCAGTACGAGGCTAAATGCATCGAGCTGCCGTATGCG AATAAGGATATCAGCATGGTGATCATCCTGCCTGACAAGGTCGATGGGTTGCCAGCATTGACCGAAAGACTCGACGAAGTTACCAACGAGTGCAACAATCTGCTCAGTCGCGCTTACGAACGTGAAATTGAAGTGTTTCTACCCAAATTCAAAACTGAGGTCAAGATGCAGCTTGGAGATCTGTTGACCCAAAAG ATGGGCCTTACTGAGCCATTTAGCGATGGTGCTAACTTTAGTGGGATCTCGGACGTACCTTTGAAGATCAGCAAAGtcatacagaaagctttcattGAAGTCAACGAGGAGGGTAGTGAAGCTGCTGCCGTCACTG GTGGAGGCTTCTATATATTAGATGGAGAGACGTTAAGAAAGCCCAAACCTATATTCTGCATCGACCGTCCATTCGCGTATAGCATTATTAAACGTGTATCAAACGAGAAGATTCATACATTTAAAGACTTTATTCGACA
- the LOC105285195 gene encoding antitrypsin isoform X12 produces the protein MLWVNCDLSSRQRFQFRRSIVIVTFRIFELCVIVIIFARGCQRKVKIRHSLTPKHMCTCDILADVILSMVKAWIEPGASVSCLQNTPASALRNTHISRYFYLQKSFLAFCLIASAMAHPTVSSNPQFQIVSQGANLFSTNFVKAIAKDQQQQENLICSPLSLTVALSMAAVGSAGNTEAQFKEVLKLPASKTESLAGYQTLIDTLNNVENVTLKLANKMFIAENFAVKPEYKQNLQTYYHSDIDSVNFGEPQKAADTINAWCKEKTNDRIDGVVTPNDVGPSTALVLANAVYFKGNWATQFDPLLTSDRPFHVDASTVKNVPTMFRKGNYKFAELPQYEAKCIELPYANKDISMVIILPDKVDGLPALTERLDEVTNECNNLLSRAYEREIEVFLPKFKTEVKMQLGDLLTQKMGLTEPFSDGANFSGISDVPLKISKVIQKAFIEVNEEGSEAAAVTGITLTLYRIPSITGVFRINRPFYYSITKSVNTQVNTQVVTLFSGYITKPN, from the exons ATGCTGTGGGTCAACTGCGACCTTTCGTCGCGCCAGCGATTCCAGTTTCGAAGAAGCATAGTAATCgt GACATTCCGCATATTTGAACTGTgcgtaattgtaataatatttgcacGCGGTTGCCAGCGGAAGGTTAAAATTAGACATTCCCTAACACCGAAACACATGTGTACTTGTGATATATTGGCTGACGTAATCTTATCGATGGTAAAGGCGTGGATCGAACCAGGAGCATCTGTCAGTTGCCTGCAGAACACGCCCGCTTCAGCTTTGCGGAATACGCATATATCCCGTTACTTTTACT TACAAAAGAGCTTTTTGGCATTTTGCCTGATTGCATCAGCCATGGCTCACCCAACTGTATCATCCAATCCGCAATTTCAAATTGTCTCCCAGGGTGCCAATCTGTTCTCTACCAACTTTGTTAAG GCTATAGCAAAGGACCAGCAGCAACAGGAAAACCTGATATGTTCTCCTTTGAGTCTTACCGTCGCTCTGAGCATGGCTGCTGTCGGTTCCGCCGGAAACACCGAGGCGCAATTTAAGGAGGTTCTTAAGCTCCCGGCTTCGAAGACAGAGTCCTTGGCTGGCTATCAAACCCTTATCGACACTTTGAAC AATGTCGAGAATGTTACCTTGAAGCTCGCCAACAAGATGTTTATCGCTGAAAACTTTGCGGTGAAACCTGAGTACAAACAGAACCTCCAGACGTACTACCATTCTGACATCGACTCGGTGAACTTTGGTGAACCCCAAAAAGCTGCGGATACCATCAACGCTTGGTGCAAGGAAAAAACCAACGATCGCATCGACGGCGTTGTTACTCCCA ATGATGTGGGTCCATCGACTGCATTAGTACTCGCGAACGCGGTGTATTTCAAAGGCAATTGGGCTACCCAGTTCGATCCATTACTTACCAGCGATCGTCCGTTCCACGTTGACGCCAGCACTGTGAAGAATGTTCCTACCATGTTCAGAAAAGGCAACTACAAATTCGCCGAGCTGCCGCAGTACGAGGCTAAATGCATCGAGCTGCCGTATGCG AATAAGGATATCAGCATGGTGATCATCCTGCCTGACAAGGTCGATGGGTTGCCAGCATTGACCGAAAGACTCGACGAAGTTACCAACGAGTGCAACAATCTGCTCAGTCGCGCTTACGAACGTGAAATTGAAGTGTTTCTACCCAAATTCAAAACTGAGGTCAAGATGCAGCTTGGAGATCTGTTGACCCAAAAG ATGGGCCTTACTGAGCCATTTAGCGATGGTGCTAACTTTAGTGGGATCTCGGACGTACCTTTGAAGATCAGCAAAGtcatacagaaagctttcattGAAGTCAACGAGGAGGGTAGTGAAGCTGCTGCCGTCACTG GGATAACATTGACACTATATAGAATACCATCTATAACCGGCGTATTTAGAATCAACCGgccattttattattctattacgAAATCCGTTAACACACAAGTTAATACACAAGTGGTGACACTGTTTTCTGGATACATTACTAAGcccaattaa
- the LOC105285195 gene encoding serpin B6 isoform X3 translates to MLWVNCDLSSRQRFQFRRSIVIVTFRIFELCVIVIIFARGCQRKVKIRHSLTPKHMCTCDILADVILSMVKAWIEPGASVSCLQNTPASALRNTHISRYFYLQKSFLAFCLIASAMAHPTVSSNPQFQIVSQGANLFSTNFVKAIAKDQQQQENLICSPLSLTVALSMAAVGSAGNTEAQFKEVLKLPASKTESLAGYQTLIDTLNNVENVTLKLANKMFIAENFAVKPEYKQNLQTYYHSDIDSVNFGEPQKAADTINAWCKEKTNDRIDGVVTPNDVGPSTALVLANAVYFKGNWATQFDPLLTSDRPFHVDASTVKNVPTMFRKGNYKFAELPQYEAKCIELPYANKDISMVIILPDKVDGLPALTERLDEVTNECNNLLSRAYEREIEVFLPKFKTEVKMQLGDLLTQKMGLTEPFSDGANFSGISDVPLKISKVIQKAFIEVNEEGSEAAAVTVIIMGRSGRVYDFFKIDRPFYYTIVSRSSNTPEETRNVVTLFSGRIVNPNDQ, encoded by the exons ATGCTGTGGGTCAACTGCGACCTTTCGTCGCGCCAGCGATTCCAGTTTCGAAGAAGCATAGTAATCgt GACATTCCGCATATTTGAACTGTgcgtaattgtaataatatttgcacGCGGTTGCCAGCGGAAGGTTAAAATTAGACATTCCCTAACACCGAAACACATGTGTACTTGTGATATATTGGCTGACGTAATCTTATCGATGGTAAAGGCGTGGATCGAACCAGGAGCATCTGTCAGTTGCCTGCAGAACACGCCCGCTTCAGCTTTGCGGAATACGCATATATCCCGTTACTTTTACT TACAAAAGAGCTTTTTGGCATTTTGCCTGATTGCATCAGCCATGGCTCACCCAACTGTATCATCCAATCCGCAATTTCAAATTGTCTCCCAGGGTGCCAATCTGTTCTCTACCAACTTTGTTAAG GCTATAGCAAAGGACCAGCAGCAACAGGAAAACCTGATATGTTCTCCTTTGAGTCTTACCGTCGCTCTGAGCATGGCTGCTGTCGGTTCCGCCGGAAACACCGAGGCGCAATTTAAGGAGGTTCTTAAGCTCCCGGCTTCGAAGACAGAGTCCTTGGCTGGCTATCAAACCCTTATCGACACTTTGAAC AATGTCGAGAATGTTACCTTGAAGCTCGCCAACAAGATGTTTATCGCTGAAAACTTTGCGGTGAAACCTGAGTACAAACAGAACCTCCAGACGTACTACCATTCTGACATCGACTCGGTGAACTTTGGTGAACCCCAAAAAGCTGCGGATACCATCAACGCTTGGTGCAAGGAAAAAACCAACGATCGCATCGACGGCGTTGTTACTCCCA ATGATGTGGGTCCATCGACTGCATTAGTACTCGCGAACGCGGTGTATTTCAAAGGCAATTGGGCTACCCAGTTCGATCCATTACTTACCAGCGATCGTCCGTTCCACGTTGACGCCAGCACTGTGAAGAATGTTCCTACCATGTTCAGAAAAGGCAACTACAAATTCGCCGAGCTGCCGCAGTACGAGGCTAAATGCATCGAGCTGCCGTATGCG AATAAGGATATCAGCATGGTGATCATCCTGCCTGACAAGGTCGATGGGTTGCCAGCATTGACCGAAAGACTCGACGAAGTTACCAACGAGTGCAACAATCTGCTCAGTCGCGCTTACGAACGTGAAATTGAAGTGTTTCTACCCAAATTCAAAACTGAGGTCAAGATGCAGCTTGGAGATCTGTTGACCCAAAAG ATGGGCCTTACTGAGCCATTTAGCGATGGTGCTAACTTTAGTGGGATCTCGGACGTACCTTTGAAGATCAGCAAAGtcatacagaaagctttcattGAAGTCAACGAGGAGGGTAGTGAAGCTGCTGCCGTCACTG TGATTATAATGGGCAGATCTGGAAGAGTCTACGATTTCTTTAAAATCGATCGACCATTTTATTACACCATTGTCTCCAGATCCTCCAATACACCAGAAGAAACGCGCAATGTTGTTACACTGTTCTCCGGACGCATCGTTAATCCGAATGATCAATAA
- the LOC105285195 gene encoding serine protease inhibitor 3/4 isoform X21 → MRTLQKSFLAFCLIASAMAHPTVSSNPQFQIVSQGANLFSTNFVKAIAKDQQQQENLICSPLSLTVALSMAAVGSAGNTEAQFKEVLKLPASKTESLAGYQTLIDTLNNVENVTLKLANKMFIAENFAVKPEYKQNLQTYYHSDIDSVNFGEPQKAADTINAWCKEKTNDRIDGVVTPNDVGPSTALVLANAVYFKGNWATQFDPLLTSDRPFHVDASTVKNVPTMFRKGNYKFAELPQYEAKCIELPYANKDISMVIILPDKVDGLPALTERLDEVTNECNNLLSRAYEREIEVFLPKFKTEVKMQLGDLLTQKMGLTEPFSDGANFSGISDVPLKISKVIQKAFIEVNEEGSEAAAVTGGGFYILDGETLRKPKPIFCIDRPFAYSIIKRVSNEKIHTFKDFIRHVFSTIRTIRVSKEKIYTLKEFIHVFSGICMQPKHV, encoded by the exons ATGCGCACGC TACAAAAGAGCTTTTTGGCATTTTGCCTGATTGCATCAGCCATGGCTCACCCAACTGTATCATCCAATCCGCAATTTCAAATTGTCTCCCAGGGTGCCAATCTGTTCTCTACCAACTTTGTTAAG GCTATAGCAAAGGACCAGCAGCAACAGGAAAACCTGATATGTTCTCCTTTGAGTCTTACCGTCGCTCTGAGCATGGCTGCTGTCGGTTCCGCCGGAAACACCGAGGCGCAATTTAAGGAGGTTCTTAAGCTCCCGGCTTCGAAGACAGAGTCCTTGGCTGGCTATCAAACCCTTATCGACACTTTGAAC AATGTCGAGAATGTTACCTTGAAGCTCGCCAACAAGATGTTTATCGCTGAAAACTTTGCGGTGAAACCTGAGTACAAACAGAACCTCCAGACGTACTACCATTCTGACATCGACTCGGTGAACTTTGGTGAACCCCAAAAAGCTGCGGATACCATCAACGCTTGGTGCAAGGAAAAAACCAACGATCGCATCGACGGCGTTGTTACTCCCA ATGATGTGGGTCCATCGACTGCATTAGTACTCGCGAACGCGGTGTATTTCAAAGGCAATTGGGCTACCCAGTTCGATCCATTACTTACCAGCGATCGTCCGTTCCACGTTGACGCCAGCACTGTGAAGAATGTTCCTACCATGTTCAGAAAAGGCAACTACAAATTCGCCGAGCTGCCGCAGTACGAGGCTAAATGCATCGAGCTGCCGTATGCG AATAAGGATATCAGCATGGTGATCATCCTGCCTGACAAGGTCGATGGGTTGCCAGCATTGACCGAAAGACTCGACGAAGTTACCAACGAGTGCAACAATCTGCTCAGTCGCGCTTACGAACGTGAAATTGAAGTGTTTCTACCCAAATTCAAAACTGAGGTCAAGATGCAGCTTGGAGATCTGTTGACCCAAAAG ATGGGCCTTACTGAGCCATTTAGCGATGGTGCTAACTTTAGTGGGATCTCGGACGTACCTTTGAAGATCAGCAAAGtcatacagaaagctttcattGAAGTCAACGAGGAGGGTAGTGAAGCTGCTGCCGTCACTG GTGGAGGCTTCTATATATTAGATGGAGAGACGTTAAGAAAGCCCAAACCTATATTCTGCATCGACCGTCCATTCGCGTATAGCATTATTAAACGTGTATCAAACGAGAAGATTCATACATTTAAAGACTTTATTCGACA
- the LOC105285195 gene encoding serpin B6 isoform X14 produces the protein MLWVNCDLSSRQRFQFRRSIVIVTFRIFELCVIVIIFARGCQRKVKIRHSLTPKHMCTCDILADVILSMVKAWIEPGASVSCLQNTPASALRNTHISRYFYLQKSFLAFCLIASAMAHPTVSSNPQFQIVSQGANLFSTNFVKAIAKDQQQQENLICSPLSLTVALSMAAVGSAGNTEAQFKEVLKLPASKTESLAGYQTLIDTLNNVENVTLKLANKMFIAENFAVKPEYKQNLQTYYHSDIDSVNFGEPQKAADTINAWCKEKTNDRIDGVVTPNDVGPSTALVLANAVYFKGNWATQFDPLLTSDRPFHVDASTVKNVPTMFRKGNYKFAELPQYEAKCIELPYANKDISMVIILPDKVDGLPALTERLDEVTNECNNLLSRAYEREIEVFLPKFKTEVKMQLGDLLTQKMGLTEPFSDGANFSGISDVPLKISKVIQKAFIEVNEEGSEAAAVTGTGLVLKSIQIEKVYRIDRPFLYSIVNSAQNGTAPKFLSLFTGYILDFK, from the exons ATGCTGTGGGTCAACTGCGACCTTTCGTCGCGCCAGCGATTCCAGTTTCGAAGAAGCATAGTAATCgt GACATTCCGCATATTTGAACTGTgcgtaattgtaataatatttgcacGCGGTTGCCAGCGGAAGGTTAAAATTAGACATTCCCTAACACCGAAACACATGTGTACTTGTGATATATTGGCTGACGTAATCTTATCGATGGTAAAGGCGTGGATCGAACCAGGAGCATCTGTCAGTTGCCTGCAGAACACGCCCGCTTCAGCTTTGCGGAATACGCATATATCCCGTTACTTTTACT TACAAAAGAGCTTTTTGGCATTTTGCCTGATTGCATCAGCCATGGCTCACCCAACTGTATCATCCAATCCGCAATTTCAAATTGTCTCCCAGGGTGCCAATCTGTTCTCTACCAACTTTGTTAAG GCTATAGCAAAGGACCAGCAGCAACAGGAAAACCTGATATGTTCTCCTTTGAGTCTTACCGTCGCTCTGAGCATGGCTGCTGTCGGTTCCGCCGGAAACACCGAGGCGCAATTTAAGGAGGTTCTTAAGCTCCCGGCTTCGAAGACAGAGTCCTTGGCTGGCTATCAAACCCTTATCGACACTTTGAAC AATGTCGAGAATGTTACCTTGAAGCTCGCCAACAAGATGTTTATCGCTGAAAACTTTGCGGTGAAACCTGAGTACAAACAGAACCTCCAGACGTACTACCATTCTGACATCGACTCGGTGAACTTTGGTGAACCCCAAAAAGCTGCGGATACCATCAACGCTTGGTGCAAGGAAAAAACCAACGATCGCATCGACGGCGTTGTTACTCCCA ATGATGTGGGTCCATCGACTGCATTAGTACTCGCGAACGCGGTGTATTTCAAAGGCAATTGGGCTACCCAGTTCGATCCATTACTTACCAGCGATCGTCCGTTCCACGTTGACGCCAGCACTGTGAAGAATGTTCCTACCATGTTCAGAAAAGGCAACTACAAATTCGCCGAGCTGCCGCAGTACGAGGCTAAATGCATCGAGCTGCCGTATGCG AATAAGGATATCAGCATGGTGATCATCCTGCCTGACAAGGTCGATGGGTTGCCAGCATTGACCGAAAGACTCGACGAAGTTACCAACGAGTGCAACAATCTGCTCAGTCGCGCTTACGAACGTGAAATTGAAGTGTTTCTACCCAAATTCAAAACTGAGGTCAAGATGCAGCTTGGAGATCTGTTGACCCAAAAG ATGGGCCTTACTGAGCCATTTAGCGATGGTGCTAACTTTAGTGGGATCTCGGACGTACCTTTGAAGATCAGCAAAGtcatacagaaagctttcattGAAGTCAACGAGGAGGGTAGTGAAGCTGCTGCCGTCACTG GAACGGGCTTGGTCCTCAAATCTATTCAGATAGAGAAGGTCTACAGAATCGATCGTCCATTTCTCTATAGTATCGTCAACTCGGCACAAAACGGGACAGCTCCTAAATTCCTCTCACTCTTTACCGGATATATTctcgattttaaataa